DNA from Neovison vison isolate M4711 chromosome 12, ASM_NN_V1, whole genome shotgun sequence:
AGggattgctgtttttttttttttttttttaagattttatttatttatttatttatttatttatttgagacagaatgagaaagagagagtgagcatgagagggggaaggtcagagggagaagcagaccccctgctctgcagggagcctgatagacTCGATCCAGAGACTCCagactcaatcaactgagccacccaggggattGCTTTTCTCATGTTTTTAGCAAGAGTCCTTTCTAGTGCTATGCTGTATATTAATGAGGTACCAAAAGGTAACTTCCTCCTACTAGAACACTTAGTATTTCTTTTGCTATACGCCATATAGGCTATAACCCAGCTTGCTTAATaatttcttccaaagaaccaTGTAGAGTCTTCATGTATTTAACTTTCTGTTCAACTAATGctcatgaacattttttttcatcaagTACCCTTCCTTGTCCAACATACACGGTATAGTCCTTATAGGCTATTTGAACTGGTTTCATGGGACAGGTTAAAAAACATGATTCTGAATTGCTGTGTGCAACAGTACCTGTTTGGCTGAAGTGCTGAATATTAGCCAGTGGGATTGTGCACAAAAGACCACTATATTCTCCTGGTCTACTCAGAGGTGCCACTTCTCCCTAAAGACTCTAAAGTAAAATTGGCAAACGTGCCTCTCACTCTTACTTTAAGCACAGAGTGATGGTATATGTCTATAAAACTGTTCTTTCTTGAcagtttacacacacatacacacatacacacaaacacatacacacacaccactaaCTATATAGATTATTTCCTAATTAAATTCATGCTCCCAAAGGCCATGTGCTAGATAGGCACTGAGGGTCTATCAAGATGGACTGATAAGATGTGCCTACTTTCAAAGGAGCCTAAATAATCTAGCAAACATATCTGTCAACTCCTACAAAACAAATAAGCGTAGTAGATAAGATTATATTCAATGTGCAAAGCACTTTGCctgtatttgtatttaatttttatatgaacCCTATAAGTATACTGTTATTATTTTCATTGCACAGATGGGAAGGCTGAGATAAGATCTGGAAAAGATGAATAATTTATCCAAGCTTAAACAACTTATAAGAGGTGGAAACAGAATTTAAATCCAAGTTGCCTAACTGCACAACCCACCAGTTAACTACTTCCCAGTTATGCCATTAAAGGAGAGAAATTACATCACTttcaagcagggagagggggttAAGGAAGGCTTTATGAAAGAGATAGCATTTAAACTGGACTCTGATTATAAGTTATACTCAGATGCTAAGACTAAACAATATTCTAGACcaaagggaaggagggggtaAAAAGCACAAAGTAAACAGAAACAGATGTTTTAGTTCAGTTTAGCTAGAATGTAAATAATTGAATGTATATATTGGTTCTGCATTAATAGGGGGGAGAGGTAATCATATGCCTGTGTATAAGGTAGgaattttttcctcaaatttccctctttcccttaaTAAAGAAGGGAGTCAACATATATTTGAATCTTTATCGTACTTCCATATTACAGGCTTTCACTGTCCTTTATTTTGAACAATAgccaaaaaaaatgttaatggaataaaataaaatgtgaaaacacaTGTGCCTGTAAGGACCTTAAAATAGTGTATATATAGTTGGAAATGTTTATAGACAGTATCTGACAGAATTGGTTTTAAACTAAaagccaaggggcacctgggtggttcagtcattaagcgtctgcttttggctcaggtcattatcacagggtcctgggatcaagccccgcatcgggctccctgattggCAGTGAGTCTGccacttgctctccctctgcctgccactccccttacttgtgctctctctctctctgtctccatctcggtcaagtaaataaataaaatcttctaaaaaaaaaaaaaagatactggttGTAGCATTATTTGAAgtgctcccccccaaaaaaacctacCAAAATGTTCCTTATTAGGATATTGATGCCAttgataaattaaatgaaaatagcaCATTAGAGAACAGTATTTATAGAATGGGCatgcttttgtttaaaaaaacaaatatgtcaTTGTGTGTACATGACCACTTATAGGGGTGTGTgagtggcttagtaggttaagcatctcaccagctctggtcatgatcccagggtccttgctcagtggggagcctgcttctacctctccctctgcctgccactccccctgcttgtgtgtataCACTCTccttccctgtcaaataaaataaaagcttttttaaagaaatgaccacttacatacagaaaaaaaattcataaaggaGATGACCAAACCATTAATAGTGGTTGCCTCTGAGATATGGGGCTagggtatttcatttttttttttaagattttatttatttatttgacagagagagatcacaagcaggcagagaggcaggcagagagagaggaggaagcaggctccctgctgagcagagagcccgatgcgggggttgatcccaggaccctgggatcatgacctgagccaaggcagaggctttaacccactgagccacccaggtgcgccgtTAACAACAATTTTAAATTACTTACAAGTATTAGAGAGTCTTGAAAGTCAGCTATGAAGTTCAGATTTTTGCTGGGCTCGAGAGAGCCATTAATTTATTACAAAATTTACAATTACGTGCCATGTGTTAAGTGTATTATACCAGAATGTCTAGCGCATGTTTGATTCCTAAATGTCACTTACTCCCTTTTCCCTACGTTGAATCAAGTGATCAtgtcctttttaaagaaagaaatatcttcTTGGCAGTAAAACGAACAGTCTCTCAGGTGTTACAGCTAGTAAATGGTAAAGCTAAAATTCCACATCCAATGCTTTTCTCAATATTTTGTGGCTGTAATCAGAACCGTTCTTCAAATTAGTTACACAGTTGATAAAATACAGTAAGAGAAAGATTAAAATGGGAGATTGGATTTGTTTGATATAGGATCAAATTGTAAGAGGTGATACCAGGAAAGAGGGTAAAAAAATGGGGAGCAGTGGTTGGAGGAGAGAGGATCTATTTGGATATGTTATCTAAAGATCTTTGTGAATGACTTACTATTGGAGTAAGAGGGATGATAGGTGAAGAACCAGTGGTGACTCCGATTTTGAAACATTGGTTAATTGCTCTTGGTTGTACCATCACAATGAAAGAAtagcagaggaaaaagagaaatgtaaaaggGAATTGTTGAATTTGGATTTATGCCTGTCTTTATTACTAATACTGTCATTTACACATGCAGAAGACCTTAGGCAAACATACTTCCTTAGAGCCAGGCTGTTAATGAGTTGAAAGAAAACtgaataattctattttattttcagcagCAGGGAGTACAACAGACAGCCCCTCCTCAACAGACAGTGCAGTATTCACTTTCCCAGACATCAGCCTCCAGTGAGGCTGCTACTGCGCAACCAGCCAGTCAGTCTCAAGCTCCACAGGTCTTGCCTCAAGTATCAGCTGGAAAACAGGTAAACTCTCAATTCCTAAATAGACACTAAAAAAGAATCTCCATATAACTTTCTCATGGATAGGTTTCCATCTTCTCTAATGGTGAAATACTGAAGTTGGTTATTTTTACCACAGAAATAAATTGACAGTTGTTCCTTTTGTGCACATGTATTGGTTACTGTAAATAGGTACATACTGACAGCATTCACAATCcaaaaatgtttaacttttaGGTTTGTTCATCTAAAGCCCATTTGACAGCTATTTGAATCGTGGTGGGTTAAATAACTGCTTTGGTAGCTGAACCTGGACATTTTGTAGAATTGTGTCAACTATACCTAATATTCTAGGTTTACAgctatgctgtatttttcatgTACATTTATGCATTGTTTCCTCCTCCATTGCCTACTGACAGGAAGTTATAAAAACCCCTTATATGGAATTGTGTTTAAGTCATCTTTCTAATCACTTTGGAAGGTATATTTTACTGAATgacctttttttaactttaacacTGAGGCTTGTCCTTATATTTTGGCACAGTGTATTGTTTCTGTCGTATTTCAGACAGATAACTGAAATTATGAAACGCACCATTATTTTATGTAACCAAGTACTGACACACCATTAATTACAAACTGTGTCTCAGTTTCACAAATGTTAAAATGACCAGATGGTAGAAAGGGATGATTGCATCCTAGAATCAGTGAAATATGGTACTTACCTACCTACTTTCTTAGGCCAATATTAGACTTTAGAATTGTAGAAGCAACATGAATTGGAATCTACTTCCAGGGAAAAGgaattcattttaattccagtaactACTATAGTAGCAGTCATACATTTAGTGACAGCAAACATGACAAAGGATTAGAGTACGTGAAATACAtctaaataaaactgtaaaaaaacagaaaaggcttTGCCTATGGAAGTGTCctctttttattgttaaatgaTGAAGCATGAACACAGTTTTCTACAAAAGAAGATCTGAAACAGCCAGTCTGTCAGCCTCTTTGTCTCCTATCATCTTTCCCTATTCTTGTGTTTCACATTAACTTACACTAATGTATGCaggggtttgggggttttttccttctttttggctAATTCATAAATCTTGCTTTAGTCagccttgccttttttttttttttttttttaaagtctgtctgttttgtttttctttaccttcCCAGCTTCCAGTTTCCCAGCCAGTACCAACTATCCAAGGCGAACCTCAGATCCCAGTTGCGACACAACCCTCAGTTGTTCCAGTCCACTCTGGTGCTCATTTCCTCCCTTTGGGACAGCCACTCTCTACTTCCTTACTCCCTCAGTATCCCGTCTCTCAAATTCCCGTAACAACTCCTCTTGTGTCTGCGGCTCAGACAGGTTTCTCATCCCTTCCCGTTACAATGGCAGCTGGCGTTAATCAGCCTCTGCTCACCTTGGCTTCATCTGCTTCAGCAGCCGGGATCCCCGGGGGACCAACTATGGTTCCTAGTCAGCTTCCAACCCTTCTGCAGCCTGTGACTCAGCTGCCAAGTCAGGTTCACCCACAACTTCTGCAACCAGCAGTTCAGTCCATGGGAATACCAGCTAACCTTGGACAAGCTGCTGAGGTTCCACTTCCCTCTGGAGATGTTCTGTACCAGGTATTGTGTTGGCTAGCCAAAAGGAGGGCACCAGAGGGTTTGGTTCTACTAGTAAACCATCAAGGACTTGAAAACCTAATAGCTGAATATCAGAATAACTAGCAATAACAAAGTGTAGCTGATCTCAACCAGAGAAGCTAATATagtaaaattcagagaaaagataGGGTAATGAGATCTGAGagttcatttccatttttctcaaGACACTTCTTGGGAGAAAGATGGTTCTGTTCTATTTGATGTAAGCTGACTGAATGCTAGATATCAggtgactcctttttttttttttaataggctagAGTAGCCAACATGGTTGGTACCAATAAAAATCTTCAGATTGTCCTGTCATGATATGACTAGAATGATTGATACCTTGAAGAGTTTTTGCATTCTCCCACTTAAGATTAGCTAGAAAGTTGATATTTTTCTAAAAGGAATTACGTTTATTCCTCCTATTTAATCTTCAGGAGGAGAAAATCCAGCAATTTATAGTTGTAGAGTCCTGTCCCCTAAATTGAAACCAGTCTACCATTTCAAGAAtcatctttaaatctttaaattattaGAAAGAGAGTGGGCTACTACTGTTCTTCTTtgctttgtgctttctttttttgttggggtttttttgttttgttttgttttgttttgtttttggtgttttgtttgttgggtttttttatgCATGTCTTACTGTTTTGCTAATTTGATGACCCAACCTGCACTAACTCACCTTCCTCATTTCTGTCACAGGGTTTTCCACCTCGACTGCCACCACAATACCCAGGAGATTCAAATATTGCTCCCTCTTCCAGCGTGGCTTCTATTTGCATCCCTTCTACAGTCCTATCCCCTCCCATGCCTACAGAAGCACTGGCTACACCAGGTTACTTTCCTACAGTGGTGCAGCCTTTTGTGGAATCAAACCTTTTGGTTCCTGTGGGCAGTATAGGAGGACAGGTTCAAGTGTCCCAGCCAGCAGTGAGTTTAGCCCCCACTACATCCTCCCAGCAAGCAGCTCTGGAGGTAAATGGAATTACtgcatgtttatatataaaacatataaacacatgggataaaaatgacaagaaacaggtgcccctgttttagaACTCATTTGGAGACTGTTTTCAAACTgacttttaaatgactttttcttCCAGCAGAATGAAATGCCAATGTGGGGGCCTTGTTGCCACTGGCTGTTCTGTTGGGAAGTGAGTGTGCCTTGGAGAAGATTAACCCTATTAGCACTTCACTTCTCTAGCTAGTACTTTAGCCATTATTCTTATCCTTTCACAAATTCTTGCCATTGGCAGTCATAAAAGGATCTTATCCTGCTGTGCTCCCAGTAATCATTTTTGCCCTGCTAGGAGAGAGATCTGAATCATCTTTGCACTTCGCTCTGCCTGCCCTGTTGCACACCTCTAGGAAGATGCTGGCTGCATGCAAGTTACTTTCTCACTACCTAGCAGCTATGTCGGCTGATGTCCCACCATGCAGTCTACACCACAGACTTAGCTCTAGAAACCTCCTTTGGAATTTTAAGACCACTGTCTCTAGATGCTGAATACTGAGAATTACTAGTAAATTTAGTGCTTCTAGGACTTAgacggggaaaaaaaaagagtagcttaTTGGAGatgatgaataataaataaaatgtatacctGCCAAGATCTGTATTATTCTTTCTATTTACAGAGTACTCAGGGAGTATCTCaagttgctcctccagagccagtgCCAGTGGCACAGGCACAGCCTACCACTTTGGTCTCTTCTATAGATAGGtatgtaaaagtaaaattttgCTTCCTTGACTGGTAGGTAGGATCAtctaaaacttcaaaatattaaacCTTCAAGcactgaactttttttcttttttcaaagtgcACATTCAGATGTTGCTTCGGGAATGAGTGATGGCAATGAGAATGTCCCATCATCCAGTGGAAGGCATGAAGGGAGAACTACAAAACGGCATTATCGAAAATCTGTAAGAAGTCGCTCTCGTCATGAAAAGACTTCACGtccaaaattaagaattttgaatGTAAGTGTTAACAAATTCATGGGTTTTATACatcttaatattatttaaatatttctatggcTCAGGTGTATTGATGAAAGATTGGAATTTTCTAATCACCCAGTAACATTGttaaattccatatttttataGTAAggcattatttactttttagaaaaagaattttaacttgTAGAATAGAGACTTTACATTCCTTTCAGACCCTTCAGTGGAAGATGAGGAAGTAGCACAAGGGCtgatattttcttaatgttttcttgCTGCCAGTTTAAGAGGTAAAGTACCAACAGGTCAAGGAATAGTGATAACATCAGGCTTAAGTTCAAGTGATAATCCACATTCCTTTCTCAAATTCAGTAGCAGCATTGAAGATGGCTTCTGCAATACtaagtacattttcttttcttttgttttttaggtttcaaATAAAGGAGACCGGGTAGTAGAATGTCAGTTAGAGACTCATAATCGGAAAATGGTTACATTCAAATTCGACTTAGATGGTGACAATCCTGAGGAGATAGCAACAATTATGGTATGTCTGCATTTGGAGCTCCAGATTTTGCTTTAGTACTTTTTCATATCCACTGCCCTAAGAAAATGTGCGgtattttataatctattttgacagttatatatttatttcaacatGAATATAATTAGTACACCAAACATGTGATTTAGAGATATTTTTGTCTAGGACATGTCTAACTCTAGGTATTGAAGAACTAACTTATGTAGCAAATAAATAGTGATTCAGGTAGAATGTGGGTAGGACAAAAGGCAACTGGAATGACCTAAAACATGTGTAACACTCTAGTAATCAGACTGACATCACATTTCTTCTGCAGGTGAACAATGACTTTATTCTAGCAATGGAGAGAGAGTCATTTGTGGATCAAGTACGAGAAATTATTGAAAAAGCTGATGAAATGCTCAGTGAGGATGTCAGTGTGGAACCAGAGGGTGACCAGGGATTGGAGAGTCTGCAGGGAAAGGATGACTATGGCTTTGCAGGTTCTCAAGTAGGTTCACCATTCCTATAAAGAAGCGTGTTTATTCAAAATAATGCTGTGGTGTTAAATCTGCCATGCACAGCGTTCAGTGATACCACATTACATCTGTGACTAAGATTATCAGACATTTTTGTTCTCTCTGCATGTGGCCATTGGCTTTGCCCAATCTCTAAGATTGTGTTTGAGAATGAATTTGATCACTTTTGTTTGTTGTAGAAGTTGGAAGGAGAGTTCAAACAACCAATTCCTGCATCTTCCATGCCACAGCAAATaggtgaatttcttttctttccatgtttgCTCTTACCTTTGACCTAAGAAGTtgtatactaataatgaagcctCATGTTGGTgacaatatataaataatgcaattaagtggtttgtttctttttaaccaGGCGTTCCTACAAGTTCTTTAACGCAAGTTGTTCATTCTGCCGGAAGACGGTTTATAGTGAGTCCTGTGCCAGAAAGTCGATTACGAGAATCAAAAGTTTTCACTAGTGAAATATCAGATACAGGTAAGGAATTGCTTCTACCACAACCTCTATTAATCCTACAACATCTCTGCTGTATTGGAAGGTTGGTTATCAAGCCGTAGTTTACATGATGACCTAGACAATAAAGAAGAGTAGAAAGTTGAGATTATAAACAACAGATATGGGGAGGGAAATAGATGATGAATAGAGGGGATTGAAAGACAAGAGCCGGAGAGGAGAACTGCACTAGATGTAGTCTGTGTCATAGAATCTATGTCCGTACAGTAGTATGTGTTCATTCCTCCATTTAGGATTATTATAGATGTTCTGTGGTGACTTCTTTTCCGTTTTTCCTCCTTATCAAATTTTTTTGAACCTAGAAATAGATATTCACACAAGCCAATAACTTATTTTGACCAAACTGCTCTTTTACTTTGCTGTTTTATAGCCTGTCATTTCCTTAGGAGTTTTAAGCCTTGTTGGTATGTGGCAATGTTGATAATCCAAAAATAGATTGTTATGACAATTTTGAgcccagctttttaaaaatgaactagttctgaattttgtgttttcctttgcaGTTGCTGCCTCTACTTCTCACGGCACTGGAATGAACTTGTCTCACTCTGCTTCATCTCTTAGCCTGCAGCAGGCCTTTTCTGAGCTTAGACATGCCCAGATGACAGAAGGGCCCAACACGGCACCTCCCAACTTCAGTCATACAGGACCAACATTTCCAGTAGTCCCTCCTTCCATGAGTAGCACTGCTGGAGTCCCAACCACAGCAGCAGCCACACCTTCAGTATCAGTCCCTGCAACTAGCAGCCCTCTTACAGACATTTCCACATCAGTAATTCCATCTGAGATTCCAGTGACCACTGAAACAGGGATTGGGGGAGTTGCCACCTGCACAGGCGTGATACCTTCAAGTGGTCCCCCTGTACCACCTGTATCTGAATCACCAGTATTTTCCACTGTGGTTTCGAGCATCACAGTACCTACAGTTGTCTCGATATCAGCAACGTCCCAGCCAGTTCAGGCTCCCACATCTGGGAGCACTGTTTCTAGTGTAGGCACTTTGCCTTCTACACCAGTTTCAACAACTTCAGCCTCTGCAGTGGGCAGTGCTGCTGCCCCAGGTGCTAAGCCTCCACTTGTACTATCTCAGCAGGTGGCGAGCAGTGCTACTGGGGCAGCCACATTAACATCTATTCCTGCCACCACGCCATTCCCCAGCATAGCTCCACAGCCATCTCTTCAGCTTAGCAGTAGCACCTCTGCTCCAACTCTAGCCGAAACAGTGGTGGTTAGTGCACACTCACTAGATAAAACATCTCAGAGCAGTACAACTGGGTTGGCTTTGTCCCTCTCTGCACCATCATCTTCCACCCCTGGAGCAGGGTTATCTAGTTCAGTTTCTCAGACTGGTGGGGTGCATCCTTTGGTCACCCCATCAGCTATAGCTTCTACTCCTGCCCTTCCTCAAGCAGCAGGACCTACTTCTACACCTTTATTACCCCAAGTACCCAGTATCCCACCCTTGGTACAACCTGTTGCCAGTGTGCCTGCTGTGCAGCAGACACTAATTCATAGTCAGCCTCAACCAGCTTTACTTCCCAACCAGCCCCACACTCACTGTCCTGAAATAGATCCTGACTCACAGCCCAAAGCGCCTGGAATTGATGACATAAAGACTCTAGAGGAAAAGCTGCGGTCTCTCTTTAGTGAACACAGCTCATCTGGAGCCCAGCATGCATCTGTCTCACTAGAGACTTCACTGGTAGCAGAGACCACTGTCACACCAGGCATCCCAACCACTGCTGTTGCACCAAGCAAGCTCATGACTTCCACTACAAGTACATGCTTACCACCAACCAGTTTGCCATTAGGCACAACTGGTTTGTCAGTTCTGCCAGTGGTCACACCTGGGCAAGTTTCTACCCCAGTCAGCTATGTGTCAGCCCCAGTCAGCACTACACCGGGAGTGAAAGCTGGAACTGCTCCATTGAAGCCACCTTTAACTAAAGCTCCAGTAAGAttcttgttttgaaataatttgataAATATGATCATTCACCCCCCCCATGCCCATAAGTACGTTTTTTCAACTCAGCCTTGCAAATTAGAAATGTAGTTATAAAGATAGCCTGGTCTATATTAGACATTTGGTATTTATTAAGTTGAAAATGATTGTACATTGTACATTGAACACaggatacttttttcttttgaaatatggcAGGATTTGGGAGTTAATTATACTGCCTGATTTTCTAAGGGTGTATAGTAGGTAAAATGTAGACATTTCTTCCCGTTTGGTACCAACTAAAGAAATCTGTGTCCCAAAAGGAAGCTAAATATTTCTGCTACCCAGTATACATAGTAATAGAAGTTCACAGCCTTTTTTTCATTGAGAATGAAGcaaattttctgcttttattttagattccacagatGTACAATTTGGGATTTATAAAAAATTGAAAGTTGGCGATGAAATttcatacagaggaaaaaaatctaatcttaggaataaaataactaaaatgtgttttctaattCTGCTGTGGTAGATTTCCTCTCGTTCTGCCGTCTTTAGTCTCCCTGATCTTCTCCAAATAACAAGGCTGTGTTTTTTTCTACTATGTTCTGTGCTACACTCATCTATCTGCTTTGCCATTGattgtaaaattctttttatagtAGGGTATTAATAGAGGCTTTGTACAAACTATTCAATAGTATtagatttttgatgacttttgTTATCAGACTTGACCTTTGGTTGTTTCTGAACTGTATTGTTTTCTCAGAAAAGGGTTTGTTTTAAGAAAAGCCTGATGAGACTATACCAAAACAGTGGCTCAAGAATATCTGAACTGTACTGCTCATGTCCTTAAAGCCTCTGATTCTATTTTCCCCTGGGGAATAACCTTTTActaaattttactttcattttactGGTATACAGTAGTAACCCCTGTAACAGTATCATGGTCATATTGTCCTTTATTTAAGATAGGTACCAGAATATATGCCAGGTGACAAGCATGTCTTAACTATAGATATATTTTACTCTTACATTTCTACATTGAAATTAATTGATTTGCTCTCCAGTATGCAGTCTTTACTCTTAGTGTCTTATGGACTTGAATTTCCCTTCATTGTCTATAGGTGCTGCCAGGGGGTACTGAACTTCCAGCTGGTACTCCACCCAGCGAGCAGCTGCCACCTTTTCCAGGACCTTCACTAACTCAGGTGCCCTGCCCCAAGACTTGGCAAATTTCTTTTTGTATCCCTATTTTTCTTTCACAGAGCTTAGTTAAATTCTCCACTGCATGATCTTGGCTTCTGGCTCCTCTTTGGTTTTGACTTAGGAACAACATTCTTTCAAAACAGTGTagctggggcacctaggtggctcagttgttgggtgtctgtcttcggctcaggtcatgatcccaggctcctgggatcaagccccacatcaggctccttgctcagcaggaagcctgcttcttcctctcccactccccctgtttgtgttccctctctcgctgtgtctctctctcagataaataaataaaatctttaaaaagaaaaaaaaaaaaaaaccacacagtgTAGCTAATTATCCAGGCCCTATTTAAACTAAGAAGCTTCATAGTTCTTTTGTTTATAATACAGCTTCAAGTCATCTAGAAAACATTTGATAGTaatactttttcatattttatgagggaaaaaaatggcaaGGTTTACATTTTACCAGACCGATATAACTCCTGTCATTCACAGTTTTGTGGAATGAAATTGTATCTAAGGACTGAGATTAGGTTCTAGACTATTGTGgaagtaaaaacttaaaagtaatcaaaattaactttgaaagttCTTTAAGAAAAGATACCACACTGATAACGATCATGCCCCTTCTCTGTGAGTTCAACCAgtttttttcttgaatgtttgACATTTCTTTCATTGATGACCTAACAAAGTAATTGGTTTATGTGTAGGTGGATGTAAGTGTCCTACTTCATAAAAGATAGGACAGTTTTCATAAAAGATAGGACAAAAGACTGAAAGATATATGTATTATATCTTTCAGTACAAAACCCACACAGCTCAGTTAACATGAGATTGATTACTCATACAAGAACTGAGACCAGTGACGTGAATGTCAGTTTCCTATCTCACACTCAGTTCTGATCATTGGGTAGAACTATGTGcagtatttaaattttcatttccctttcccaCCCTACTCCACCACCCCACATTTAGTTGAATTCCTATAAGGAAAGTACTTACTATGAATTCATTTTAACCCTGAGAACACTTCAGCCCTGAGACAAAGTAGTAACCATTGAAATTAAGCAgtgatttactttaaaattgtATCTAAGGAAAACATGATAAATTTCTAACTTGAGAAGGCTGAATTTATCCCTACTTATATAATCCTAGATGTACAATAGAACATAACTTAAAGAACTTG
Protein-coding regions in this window:
- the WNK1 gene encoding serine/threonine-protein kinase WNK1 isoform X7, encoding MDFTKKDFCSVFVIINSHCCCCPQKDCINEGVKPASFDKVAIPEVKEIIEGCIRQNKDERYSIKDLLNHAFFQEETGVRVELAEEDDGEKIAIKLWLRIEDIKKLKGKYKDNEAIEFSFDLERDVPEDVAQEMVESGYVCEGDHKTMAKAIKDRVSLIKRKREQRQLVREEQEKRKQEENSLKQQVEQQSSTSQPGVKQIPSASTGMPPASTTSASVSTQVEPEEPEADQHQQLQYQQTSISVLSDGTVDSGQGSSVFTESRVSSQQTVSYGSQHEQAHSTGTLPGHTASVVQAQSQPHGVYPPSSVAQGQSQVQPSSSSLTGVPSSLPIQHSQQQQGVQQTAPPQQTVQYSLSQTSASSEAATAQPASQSQAPQVLPQVSAGKQLPVSQPVPTIQGEPQIPVATQPSVVPVHSGAHFLPLGQPLSTSLLPQYPVSQIPVTTPLVSAAQTGFSSLPVTMAAGVNQPLLTLASSASAAGIPGGPTMVPSQLPTLLQPVTQLPSQVHPQLLQPAVQSMGIPANLGQAAEVPLPSGDVLYQGFPPRLPPQYPGDSNIAPSSSVASICIPSTVLSPPMPTEALATPGYFPTVVQPFVESNLLVPVGSIGGQVQVSQPAVSLAPTTSSQQAALESTQGVSQVAPPEPVPVAQAQPTTLVSSIDSAHSDVASGMSDGNENVPSSSGRHEGRTTKRHYRKSVRSRSRHEKTSRPKLRILNVSNKGDRVVECQLETHNRKMVTFKFDLDGDNPEEIATIMVNNDFILAMERESFVDQVREIIEKADEMLSEDVSVEPEGDQGLESLQGKDDYGFAGSQKLEGEFKQPIPASSMPQQIGVPTSSLTQVVHSAGRRFIVSPVPESRLRESKVFTSEISDTVAASTSHGTGMNLSHSASSLSLQQAFSELRHAQMTEGPNTAPPNFSHTGPTFPVVPPSMSSTAGVPTTAAATPSVSVPATSSPLTDISTSVIPSEIPVTTETGIGGVATCTGVIPSSGPPVPPVSESPVFSTVVSSITVPTVVSISATSQPVQAPTSGSTVSSVGTLPSTPVSTTSASAVGSAAAPGAKPPLVLSQQVASSATGAATLTSIPATTPFPSIAPQPSLQLSSSTSAPTLAETVVVSAHSLDKTSQSSTTGLALSLSAPSSSTPGAGLSSSVSQTGGVHPLVTPSAIASTPALPQAAGPTSTPLLPQVPSIPPLVQPVASVPAVQQTLIHSQPQPALLPNQPHTHCPEIDPDSQPKAPGIDDIKTLEEKLRSLFSEHSSSGAQHASVSLETSLVAETTVTPGIPTTAVAPSKLMTSTTSTCLPPTSLPLGTTGLSVLPVVTPGQVSTPVSYVSAPVSTTPGVKAGTAPLKPPLTKAPVLPGGTELPAGTPPSEQLPPFPGPSLTQSQQPLEDLDAQLRRTLSPETIAVTSTVGPVSVVAPTAVTEAGAQPQKDVSQITEGPVLATTSSGTGVFKMGRFQVSVAKDDVQKEGKNKSEETKSVHFESSTSESSVLSSSSPESTLVKTEPNGITIHGVSSDMPDSAHKTPASEAKSETGQPTKVGRFQVTTTANKVGRFSVSRTEDKITEAKKEGPAASPPFMDLEQGVLPAVIPKKEKPELSEPSHLNGPSSDLEAAFLSRDVDDGSGSPHSPHQLSSKSLPIQNLSQSLSNSFNSSYMSSDNESDIEDEDLKLELRRLREKHLKEIQDLQSRQKHEIESLYTKLGKVPPAVIIPPAAPLSGRRRRPTKTKGSKSSRSSSLGNKSPQLSGNLSGQSAASVLHPQQTLHPPGNIPETGQNQLLQPLKPSPSSDNLYSAFTSDGAISVPSLSAPGQGTSSTNTVGGTVNSQAAQAQPPTMTSSRKGTFTDDLHKLVDNWARDAMNLSGRRGSKGHMNYEGPGMARKFSAPGQLCISMTSNLGGSAPISAASATSLGHFTKSMCPPQQYGFPAPPFGTQWSGTGGPAPQPLGQFQPVGTASLQNFNISNLQKSISNPPGSNLRTT